Proteins from one Pseudomonas sp. KBS0710 genomic window:
- the cspD gene encoding cold shock domain-containing protein CspD, whose amino-acid sequence MSGVKISGKVKWFNNAKGYGFIVEDGKSEDLFAHFSAIQMEGYKTLKAGQPVEFEIIQGPKGLHAVGICAACAAAPGSIHDEAHETKLKAGQAPHPKDKQTA is encoded by the coding sequence ATGTCTGGCGTCAAGATCAGTGGCAAGGTCAAATGGTTTAACAATGCCAAGGGGTATGGGTTCATCGTTGAGGATGGCAAATCCGAGGATCTCTTTGCGCATTTTTCCGCAATCCAGATGGAAGGATACAAAACCTTGAAGGCAGGCCAGCCTGTGGAGTTTGAAATCATTCAAGGGCCGAAAGGCCTGCACGCCGTCGGAATTTGTGCAGCCTGCGCAGCTGCACCTGGATCAATCCACGACGAAGCGCACGAAACAAAACTCAAGGCAGGTCAAGCCCCCCACCCAAAAGACAAACAAACGGCCTGA
- a CDS encoding arginyltransferase gives MTELARLKFYATQAHSCSYLPDEQATTLFLDPSQPMDVHVYADLSEMGFRRSGDHLYRPHCQNCNACVPARIPVAQFLPDRNQKRILKRNADLTVTATKPQYSEEYFDLYQRYIEQRHADGDMFPPSRDQFSTFLVRDLPFSRFYEFRLDGRLLAVAVTDLLPNGLSAVYTFYEPAEERRSLGRFAILWQIGEAARLELEAVYLGYWIKNCKKMNYKTQYRPIELLINQRWVTLN, from the coding sequence ATGACCGAGCTGGCGCGCTTGAAGTTTTATGCCACTCAAGCCCACTCTTGCAGCTATCTGCCCGACGAGCAGGCCACCACACTGTTCCTCGACCCCAGCCAGCCGATGGACGTGCATGTGTATGCCGACCTCTCAGAGATGGGTTTTCGGCGCAGCGGCGATCATCTGTACCGGCCCCATTGCCAGAATTGCAATGCGTGCGTGCCTGCGCGCATCCCGGTTGCGCAGTTTTTGCCGGACCGCAACCAGAAACGCATCCTCAAACGTAACGCCGACCTGACGGTCACGGCCACCAAGCCGCAGTACAGCGAAGAGTATTTCGATCTTTACCAGCGCTATATCGAACAACGCCATGCGGACGGCGATATGTTCCCGCCCAGCCGCGATCAGTTTTCGACCTTCCTGGTGCGCGACCTGCCCTTCTCGCGTTTCTATGAGTTCCGCCTGGACGGCCGCCTGTTGGCGGTGGCGGTGACCGACCTGCTGCCCAACGGCCTGTCGGCGGTCTACACCTTCTACGAGCCGGCCGAAGAACGCCGCAGCCTTGGGCGCTTTGCGATTTTGTGGCAAATCGGTGAAGCCGCGCGCCTGGAACTGGAAGCGGTGTACCTCGGATACTGGATCAAGAACTGCAAAAAGATGAACTACAAGACCCAATATCGGCCCATTGAGCTACTGATTAATCAAAGATGGGTAACGCTTAACTAG
- the clpA gene encoding ATP-dependent Clp protease ATP-binding subunit ClpA, with the protein MLNRELEVTLNLAFKEARSKRHEFMTVEHLLLALLDNEAAATVLRACGANLDKLKHDLQEFIDSTTPLIPVHDEDRETQPTLGFQRVLQRAVFHVQSSGKREVTGANVLVAIFSEQESQAVFLLKQQSVARIDVVNYIAHGISKVPGHGDHSEGEQDMQDDEGGESSSSGNPLDAYASNLNELARQGRIDPLVGRELEVERVAQILARRRKNNPLLVGEAGVGKTAIAEGLAKRIVDNQVPDLLANSVVYSLDLGALLAGTKYRGDFEKRFKALLGELKKRPQAILFIDEIHTIIGAGAASGGVMDASNLLKPLLSSGDIRCIGSTTFQEFRGIFEKDRALARRFQKVDVSEPSVEDTIGILRGLKGRFEAHHGIEYTDEALRAAAELASRYINDRHMPDKAIDVIDEAGAYQRLQPVEKRVKRIDVPQVEDIVAKIARIPPKHVNSSDKELLRNLDRDLKLTVFGQDAAIDALSTAIKLSRAGLKSPDKPVGSFLFAGPTGVGKTEAARQLAKAMGIELVRFDMSEYMERHTVSRLIGAPPGYVGFDQGGLLTEAITKQPHCVLLLDEIEKAHPEVFNLLLQVMDHGTLTDNNGRKADFRNVIVIMTTNAGAETAARASIGFTHQDHSSDAMEVIKKSFTPEFRNRLDTIIQFGRLSHEVIKSVVDKFLTELQAQLEDKRVQLEVTDAARNWLAEGGYDSAMGARPMARLIQDKIKRPLAEEILFGELSDHGGVVHIDLKDGELTFEFETTAEMA; encoded by the coding sequence ATGTTAAACCGCGAGCTCGAAGTCACCCTCAATCTTGCCTTCAAGGAGGCCCGTTCGAAGCGTCATGAATTCATGACCGTCGAGCACCTGCTGCTGGCACTTTTGGATAACGAAGCTGCCGCCACCGTTCTACGTGCGTGCGGCGCCAACCTCGACAAACTCAAGCATGACCTGCAGGAGTTTATCGACTCCACCACGCCATTGATCCCCGTGCATGACGAGGACCGTGAAACCCAGCCAACCCTGGGCTTTCAGCGGGTATTGCAGCGTGCTGTCTTCCACGTACAGAGCTCCGGTAAGCGTGAGGTCACGGGCGCCAATGTGCTTGTGGCGATTTTCAGCGAGCAGGAAAGCCAGGCAGTGTTCCTGCTCAAGCAGCAGAGCGTTGCCCGTATTGATGTCGTCAACTACATCGCCCACGGTATCTCCAAGGTGCCAGGGCACGGCGATCATTCCGAGGGTGAGCAGGATATGCAGGACGACGAGGGCGGTGAGTCTTCTTCTTCGGGCAATCCACTGGATGCCTATGCCAGCAACCTCAACGAACTGGCGCGCCAAGGGCGGATTGACCCGCTGGTGGGGCGTGAGCTTGAGGTTGAGCGTGTAGCGCAGATCCTCGCGCGTCGTCGCAAGAATAATCCGCTGCTGGTGGGCGAGGCGGGCGTGGGTAAAACCGCGATTGCCGAAGGCCTGGCCAAGCGCATCGTGGATAACCAGGTGCCGGATCTGCTGGCCAACAGCGTCGTCTACTCCCTTGACCTGGGCGCGTTGCTCGCCGGGACCAAGTACCGTGGCGATTTCGAGAAACGCTTCAAGGCGCTGCTCGGCGAACTGAAAAAACGCCCGCAGGCGATCCTGTTTATCGATGAGATCCACACCATCATTGGCGCCGGTGCGGCGTCCGGTGGGGTAATGGACGCCTCCAACCTGCTCAAGCCGCTGCTGTCGTCGGGTGATATCCGCTGCATCGGTTCGACCACGTTCCAGGAATTTCGCGGCATCTTCGAAAAAGACCGTGCCCTGGCGCGTCGCTTCCAGAAAGTCGACGTGTCCGAGCCTTCGGTTGAAGACACCATCGGCATCCTGCGCGGCCTCAAGGGGCGCTTCGAGGCGCACCACGGCATCGAATACACCGATGAAGCCCTGCGCGCCGCTGCTGAGCTGGCATCGCGCTACATCAATGACCGGCATATGCCGGACAAGGCCATCGACGTGATCGACGAGGCGGGTGCCTACCAGCGCCTGCAACCGGTCGAGAAGCGTGTGAAACGCATCGACGTGCCTCAAGTCGAGGACATCGTGGCGAAGATCGCGCGTATTCCGCCTAAGCACGTCAACAGTTCCGACAAGGAGCTGCTGCGTAACCTGGATCGCGACCTCAAGCTCACGGTGTTTGGCCAGGATGCCGCGATCGACGCGCTGTCCACCGCGATCAAGCTCTCGCGTGCGGGCCTCAAGTCGCCGGATAAACCGGTCGGCTCGTTCCTGTTCGCAGGCCCGACCGGCGTCGGCAAGACCGAAGCGGCGCGGCAATTGGCCAAGGCCATGGGCATTGAGCTGGTGCGTTTTGACATGTCCGAATACATGGAGCGCCACACCGTGTCGCGCCTGATCGGCGCGCCTCCGGGCTATGTCGGGTTCGACCAGGGCGGCCTGCTGACCGAAGCCATCACCAAGCAGCCGCACTGCGTGTTGTTGCTCGATGAAATCGAAAAGGCCCACCCGGAAGTCTTTAACCTGCTGCTGCAGGTCATGGACCACGGCACCCTGACCGATAACAACGGGCGCAAGGCGGACTTCCGCAACGTCATCGTGATCATGACCACCAACGCCGGTGCTGAAACCGCCGCGCGGGCCTCCATCGGCTTTACCCATCAGGACCACTCGTCTGATGCGATGGAAGTGATCAAGAAGAGCTTCACGCCGGAGTTCCGCAACCGTCTGGACACCATTATCCAGTTTGGTCGCCTCAGCCATGAGGTCATCAAAAGCGTGGTGGACAAGTTCCTTACCGAGCTTCAGGCGCAGTTGGAAGACAAGCGCGTGCAGCTGGAAGTAACGGACGCGGCGCGCAACTGGCTGGCCGAAGGCGGCTACGACTCGGCAATGGGCGCTCGCCCAATGGCGCGTCTGATCCAGGACAAGATCAAGCGGCCGCTGGCCGAAGAGATCCTGTTTGGCGAGCTTTCCGACCATGGTGGCGTGGTGCATATCGACCTGAAGGATGGCGAGCTGACCTTCGAGTTCGAAACCACGGCCGAAATGGCCTGA
- a CDS encoding replication-associated recombination protein A, translating to MDLFRSDPIAQPLAARLRSTNLDEYVGQEHLLARGKPLREALEQGALHSMIFWGPPGVGKTTLARLLAKVSDAHFETVSAVLAGVKEIRQAVEVAKQQAGQYGKRTILFVDEVHRFNKSQQDAFLPYVEDGTLIFIGATTENPSFELNNALLSRARVYVLKSLDEAAMQKLLHRALSEDKGLGKRQLSVSDEGFKILLAAADGDGRRFLNLLENASDLAEDGHEIGVDLLQSLLGDTRRRFDKGGEAFYDQISALHKSVRGSNPDGALYWFARMIDGGCDPLYLARRVVRMASEDIGNADPRALSLCLAAWDVQERLGSPEGELAVAQAITYLACAPKSNAVYMGFKSALRAAAEYGSLEVPMHLRNAPTKLMKQLGYGDEYRYAHDEPDAYAAGEDYFPDELEPLPLYQPVPRGLELKIGEKLNHLAQLDRLSPKQRRK from the coding sequence ATGGATTTGTTTCGAAGTGACCCGATTGCTCAGCCGCTGGCGGCGCGTTTGCGCTCGACCAACCTGGATGAGTACGTCGGGCAGGAACACCTGCTCGCTCGCGGCAAGCCTCTGCGCGAAGCCCTGGAGCAGGGTGCGCTGCACTCGATGATTTTCTGGGGGCCGCCGGGCGTGGGTAAAACCACCCTGGCGCGGCTGCTGGCGAAAGTCTCGGACGCACACTTCGAAACAGTCTCGGCGGTGCTGGCCGGAGTCAAAGAAATTCGCCAGGCGGTAGAAGTCGCCAAGCAGCAAGCCGGGCAATACGGCAAGCGCACCATCCTGTTCGTCGACGAAGTGCATCGCTTCAACAAGTCGCAGCAGGACGCGTTTTTGCCGTACGTCGAAGATGGCACGCTGATTTTCATTGGCGCGACCACCGAAAACCCTTCGTTCGAACTCAACAACGCCTTGCTCTCGCGAGCGCGTGTCTATGTGCTCAAGAGCCTGGACGAAGCAGCGATGCAAAAGCTGCTGCATCGGGCTTTGAGCGAAGACAAGGGCTTGGGCAAGCGCCAGCTGAGTGTCAGCGATGAAGGTTTCAAGATTCTGCTGGCCGCCGCCGATGGCGATGGCCGGCGCTTTCTGAACCTGCTGGAGAACGCCTCAGACTTGGCCGAAGACGGCCACGAGATTGGCGTCGACCTGCTGCAAAGCCTGCTCGGCGACACGCGCCGTCGTTTCGACAAGGGCGGCGAAGCCTTCTACGACCAGATCTCGGCACTGCACAAATCCGTGCGCGGCTCCAACCCCGACGGCGCGTTGTACTGGTTTGCGCGCATGATCGACGGCGGCTGCGACCCGCTGTACCTGGCGCGCCGCGTGGTGCGCATGGCCAGCGAAGACATCGGCAACGCCGACCCGCGCGCCCTGAGCCTGTGCCTGGCGGCCTGGGATGTGCAGGAGCGCCTGGGCAGCCCGGAAGGCGAGTTGGCCGTGGCCCAGGCCATCACTTACCTGGCCTGCGCGCCAAAAAGCAACGCGGTGTACATGGGCTTCAAATCCGCCCTGCGCGCCGCTGCCGAATACGGCTCCCTCGAAGTGCCGATGCACCTGCGCAACGCGCCCACCAAGCTGATGAAACAGTTGGGTTATGGCGACGAATACCGCTACGCCCACGATGAGCCGGACGCCTACGCGGCCGGCGAAGACTACTTCCCCGATGAGCTTGAGCCCTTGCCGCTTTATCAGCCGGTGCCCCGTGGCCTGGAGCTGAAAATAGGTGAAAAGCTCAATCACCTGGCCCAACTCGACCGCCTCAGCCCAAAACAGCGGAGAAAATAG
- the infA gene encoding translation initiation factor IF-1, translated as MSKEDSFEMEGTVVDTLPNTMFRVELENGHVVTAHISGKMRKNYIRILTGDKVRVELTPYDLSKGRITYRAR; from the coding sequence ATGTCGAAAGAAGACAGCTTCGAAATGGAAGGCACTGTCGTCGACACCCTGCCCAACACCATGTTTCGTGTGGAGTTGGAAAATGGGCACGTCGTAACCGCGCATATCTCCGGCAAGATGCGCAAGAACTACATTCGTATTCTTACCGGTGACAAAGTGCGCGTCGAGCTGACGCCCTATGACTTGAGCAAAGGGCGCATCACTTACCGCGCTCGTTAA
- the lolA gene encoding outer membrane lipoprotein chaperone LolA gives MRFIRMLLLPALALTAVSAHADPASVASLTNLLDKSKTLTARFSQLTLDAGGTQLQQTEGEMAVQRPGLFYWHTEGKAEQTIVSDGQKVTLWDPDLEQATIKKLDPRLNQTPALLLSGDVSKINDSFDITSKQTSNVIEFTLKPKSKDTLFDSLNLSFGNGVINNMRLIDSVGQRTDILFSGVKANQPVDPSKFKFVIPKGADVIQE, from the coding sequence ATGCGCTTTATCCGCATGCTGTTGTTGCCGGCACTGGCCTTGACTGCCGTTTCGGCCCACGCTGATCCGGCCTCCGTGGCCAGCCTGACCAACCTGTTGGACAAATCCAAGACCCTGACCGCGCGCTTCTCACAGTTGACCCTGGATGCCGGCGGCACGCAGTTGCAGCAGACCGAAGGCGAAATGGCCGTGCAGCGTCCTGGGCTGTTCTACTGGCACACCGAAGGCAAGGCCGAGCAGACCATCGTTTCCGATGGTCAGAAGGTCACCCTGTGGGATCCGGACCTGGAACAGGCCACCATCAAGAAGCTCGACCCGCGCTTGAACCAGACGCCGGCGCTGCTGCTGTCGGGCGATGTGTCGAAGATCAACGACAGCTTCGATATCACCTCCAAGCAAACCAGCAACGTGATCGAGTTCACCCTCAAGCCCAAATCCAAGGACACCCTGTTTGACAGCCTGAACCTGTCGTTCGGCAATGGCGTGATCAACAACATGCGCCTGATCGACAGTGTCGGCCAACGCACCGATATCCTGTTCTCCGGCGTCAAGGCTAACCAGCCAGTAGACCCATCCAAGTTCAAGTTCGTCATCCCCAAGGGTGCCGACGTGATCCAGGAATAA
- a CDS encoding DNA translocase FtsK produces MKKSAATPKAAVVPAWRQHLHYRLKEGALIAIGALCLFLMMALLTYGKDDPGWSHNSKIEDVQNFGGPAGSYSADILFMVLGYFAYIFPLLLAIKTWQIFRQRHEPWQWSGWLFSWRLIGLVFLVLSGAALAHIHFHAPTGLPAGAGGALGESLGDLARKTLNIQGSTLMFIALFLFGLTVFTDLSWFKVMDVTGKITLDLLELFQGAANRWWSARVDRKRMVAQLREVDTRVNEVVAPSTPDRREQAKVKERLIEREQALSKHMSDREKQVPPVIAPAPPKAPEPSHRVQKEKQAPLFVDSAVEGTLPPISILDPAEKKQLNYSPESLAAVGHLLEIKLKEFGVEVSVDSIHPGPVITRYEIQPAAGVKVSRISNLAKDLARSLAVTSVRVVEVIPGKTTVGIEIPNEDRQIVRFSEVLSTPEYDNFKSPVTLALGHDIGGKPVITDLAKMPHLLVAGTTGSGKSVGVNAMILSILFKSGPDDAKLIMIDPKMLELSIYEGIPHLLCPVVTDMKDAANALRWSVAEMERRYKLMAKMGVRNLSGFNAKVKEAQDAGTPLTDPLYKRESIHDEAPLLTKLPTIVVVVDEFADMMMIVGKKVEELIARIAQKARAAGIHLILATQRPSVDVITGLIKANIPTRMAFQVSSKIDSRTIIDQGGAEQLLGHGDMLYMPPGTSLPIRVHGAFVSDDEVHRVVEAWKLRGAPEYNDDILAGVEEAGSGFDGGSGGGDDDAETDALYDEAVAFVLESRRASISAVQRKLKIGYNRAARMIESMENAGVVTPMNTNGSREVIAPGQMRD; encoded by the coding sequence TTGAAGAAATCCGCCGCAACACCTAAAGCAGCAGTCGTGCCGGCCTGGCGTCAGCACCTGCATTACCGACTCAAGGAAGGCGCGCTGATCGCTATCGGCGCCCTGTGCCTGTTCCTGATGATGGCCTTGCTCACCTATGGCAAGGACGATCCGGGCTGGAGCCACAACAGCAAGATCGAAGACGTGCAGAACTTCGGCGGCCCCGCCGGTTCCTACAGCGCCGATATCCTGTTTATGGTGCTGGGTTACTTTGCGTATATCTTCCCGCTGTTGCTGGCGATCAAGACCTGGCAGATCTTCCGCCAGCGTCACGAACCGTGGCAGTGGAGCGGCTGGTTGTTCTCCTGGCGCCTGATCGGCCTGGTGTTTCTGGTGTTGTCCGGCGCGGCGCTGGCGCATATCCATTTTCATGCACCTACCGGCCTGCCGGCGGGCGCGGGCGGGGCGTTGGGCGAAAGCCTCGGCGACCTGGCGCGCAAGACTCTGAACATCCAGGGCAGCACCTTGATGTTTATCGCGCTGTTCCTGTTCGGCCTCACCGTGTTCACCGACCTGTCGTGGTTCAAGGTGATGGACGTGACCGGCAAGATCACCCTCGACCTGCTCGAATTGTTCCAGGGCGCCGCCAACCGTTGGTGGTCGGCCCGTGTTGATCGCAAACGCATGGTCGCGCAACTGCGTGAGGTAGACACTCGCGTGAACGAAGTGGTGGCCCCGAGTACGCCGGACCGCCGTGAGCAGGCCAAGGTCAAGGAACGCTTGATCGAGCGCGAGCAGGCCCTGAGCAAGCACATGTCGGACCGCGAGAAGCAGGTGCCGCCGGTGATTGCCCCGGCACCGCCCAAGGCGCCGGAGCCGAGCCATCGTGTGCAGAAAGAGAAGCAGGCGCCGTTGTTTGTCGACAGCGCCGTCGAAGGCACTCTGCCGCCGATCTCGATTCTCGACCCGGCCGAAAAGAAACAACTCAATTATTCCCCGGAGTCCCTGGCGGCGGTTGGGCATCTGCTGGAAATCAAGCTCAAGGAATTCGGCGTCGAAGTCTCGGTAGATTCTATCCACCCAGGCCCGGTGATTACCCGTTACGAAATCCAGCCTGCCGCCGGCGTCAAGGTCAGCCGTATCTCCAACCTGGCCAAAGACTTGGCCCGTTCCCTGGCCGTAACCAGTGTGCGTGTGGTGGAAGTGATCCCGGGCAAGACCACCGTCGGCATCGAGATTCCCAACGAAGACCGCCAGATCGTGCGCTTCTCCGAAGTGCTGTCGACGCCGGAATACGACAACTTCAAATCGCCGGTCACCCTGGCCCTCGGCCATGACATCGGTGGCAAGCCGGTGATCACCGACCTGGCGAAAATGCCACACCTGCTGGTGGCCGGTACCACCGGTTCCGGTAAGTCGGTGGGCGTGAACGCGATGATCCTGTCGATCCTGTTCAAGTCCGGCCCGGATGACGCCAAGCTGATCATGATCGACCCGAAGATGCTCGAATTGTCGATCTACGAAGGCATCCCGCACCTGCTGTGCCCGGTGGTGACCGACATGAAGGACGCCGCCAACGCCCTGCGCTGGAGCGTCGCCGAGATGGAGCGCCGCTACAAGCTGATGGCGAAGATGGGCGTGCGAAACCTGTCGGGCTTCAATGCCAAGGTCAAGGAAGCCCAGGACGCCGGCACACCGCTGACCGACCCACTGTACAAGCGCGAAAGCATCCACGACGAAGCGCCGCTGCTGACCAAGCTGCCGACCATCGTGGTGGTGGTCGACGAGTTTGCCGACATGATGATGATCGTCGGCAAGAAGGTTGAAGAACTGATCGCGCGTATCGCCCAAAAGGCCCGTGCGGCCGGTATTCACTTGATCCTCGCGACCCAGCGGCCGTCGGTGGATGTGATCACCGGCTTGATCAAGGCCAACATTCCAACGCGGATGGCGTTCCAGGTTTCCAGCAAGATCGACTCGCGTACCATCATCGACCAGGGCGGCGCCGAGCAATTGCTCGGCCACGGTGACATGCTGTACATGCCGCCCGGTACCAGCCTGCCGATTCGGGTACACGGCGCGTTTGTGTCCGATGACGAAGTGCATCGCGTGGTCGAAGCCTGGAAACTGCGTGGCGCGCCGGAATACAACGACGACATCCTCGCGGGCGTGGAAGAGGCCGGCAGCGGCTTCGACGGCGGCAGTGGTGGTGGCGACGATGATGCTGAAACCGACGCCCTGTACGACGAAGCCGTGGCCTTTGTACTCGAAAGCCGCCGCGCCTCGATCTCTGCGGTGCAGCGCAAGCTGAAAATTGGCTACAACCGCGCCGCGCGCATGATCGAGTCGATGGAAAATGCGGGCGTCGTCACCCCAATGAACACCAACGGTTCGCGCGAAGTCATCGCCCCCGGGCAGATGCGCGACTGA
- the clpS gene encoding ATP-dependent Clp protease adapter ClpS: MHANSQIRLTFNQDRPDQEHDDDGSAGIAVQEAKPALQAPPMYKVVLFNDDYTPMDFVVEVLEVFFNLNRELATKVMLAVHTEGRAVCGVFTRDIAETKAMQVNQYARESQHPLLCEIEKDG, translated from the coding sequence ATGCATGCAAACAGCCAGATTCGACTAACATTCAATCAGGATCGCCCGGATCAGGAACACGATGACGACGGTTCTGCAGGCATTGCTGTCCAGGAGGCGAAGCCTGCTTTACAGGCGCCGCCGATGTACAAGGTGGTTTTGTTTAATGATGACTACACACCGATGGATTTCGTCGTCGAAGTGCTCGAGGTGTTTTTTAACCTGAACCGCGAGCTGGCGACCAAGGTAATGCTGGCCGTTCACACAGAAGGACGGGCAGTATGTGGAGTGTTTACCCGTGACATCGCCGAGACAAAGGCCATGCAGGTCAACCAGTACGCCAGGGAAAGCCAGCATCCGCTACTCTGTGAAATCGAGAAGGACGGTTAA
- the aat gene encoding leucyl/phenylalanyl-tRNA--protein transferase — MLTWLQRDSLTFPPLAKAMREPNGLLAAGGDLSAERLIQAYRHGCFPWFSDGQPILWWSPDPRTVIFPDELHVSRSLGKLLRQQRYSVTFDQDFAAVIQACAAPRAYADGTWITEGIQSAYLELHQRGYAHSVEVWDDGKLVGGLYGLAMGQLFFGESMFSRADNASKFGFATLTRQLLAWGFVLIDCQMPNDHLHSLGARAIPRSEFAGFLRNHLDQPSSGPWVS, encoded by the coding sequence ATGCTGACCTGGTTGCAACGCGATTCCCTGACTTTCCCGCCGCTGGCCAAAGCCATGCGCGAACCCAATGGCCTGCTGGCCGCCGGTGGCGACCTGTCGGCCGAACGACTGATCCAGGCCTACCGCCATGGCTGCTTCCCGTGGTTCTCCGATGGCCAGCCGATCCTCTGGTGGTCGCCAGACCCGCGCACAGTGATATTCCCCGACGAGCTGCACGTGTCACGCAGCCTGGGCAAACTGTTGCGCCAGCAGCGTTATAGCGTGACCTTTGACCAGGACTTCGCCGCCGTCATCCAGGCATGCGCTGCGCCGCGCGCTTATGCAGATGGCACCTGGATCACCGAAGGTATCCAAAGCGCCTACCTGGAGCTGCACCAGCGCGGCTACGCGCACTCCGTCGAAGTGTGGGATGACGGCAAGTTGGTCGGCGGCCTGTATGGCCTGGCAATGGGCCAGTTGTTTTTTGGCGAATCGATGTTCAGTCGCGCCGACAATGCCTCCAAGTTCGGCTTTGCCACGCTGACCCGCCAGTTGCTGGCCTGGGGTTTTGTCCTGATCGACTGCCAGATGCCCAATGACCACCTGCACAGCCTCGGCGCCCGCGCCATACCACGCAGTGAATTTGCCGGCTTCCTGCGTAACCATTTAGACCAACCCAGCTCTGGCCCGTGGGTTTCCTAG
- the icd gene encoding NADP-dependent isocitrate dehydrogenase, whose product MGYKKIQVPAVGDKITVNADHSLNVPDQPIIPYIEGDGIGVDISPVMIKVVDAAVEKAYGGKRKISWMEVYAGEKATQVYDQDTWLPQETLDAVKDYVVSIKGPLTTPVGGGIRSLNVALRQQLDLYVCLRPVRWFEGVPSPVKKPGDVDMTIFRENSEDIYAGIEWKAGSPEAIKVIKFLKEEMGVTKIRFDQDCGIGIKPVSKEGTERLARKALQYVVDNDRDSLTIVHKGNIMKFTEGAFKEWAYGIAEKEFGATLLDGGPWMQFKNPKTGKNVVVKDAIADAMLQQILLRPAEYDVIATLNLNGDYLSDALAAEVGGIGIAPGANLSDTVAMFEATHGTAPKYAGKDQVNPGSLILSAEMMLRHMGWTEAADLIIKGTNGAISAKTVTYDFERLMDGAKLVSSSGFGDALISHM is encoded by the coding sequence ATGGGATACAAGAAGATTCAGGTTCCGGCAGTCGGCGACAAAATCACCGTCAATGCAGACCATTCTCTCAATGTTCCTGACCAACCGATCATCCCTTATATAGAAGGCGACGGTATTGGCGTCGACATCAGCCCGGTGATGATCAAGGTGGTCGACGCAGCTGTTGAAAAGGCCTACGGCGGCAAGCGCAAAATCTCCTGGATGGAGGTGTATGCCGGCGAGAAGGCGACTCAAGTCTACGACCAGGACACCTGGCTGCCTCAGGAAACCCTGGATGCGGTCAAGGATTACGTGGTTTCCATCAAAGGCCCGCTGACCACGCCGGTGGGCGGCGGCATCCGTTCGCTGAACGTGGCCCTGCGTCAGCAGCTCGATTTGTATGTATGCCTGCGCCCGGTGCGCTGGTTTGAAGGTGTGCCCAGCCCGGTCAAGAAGCCTGGCGACGTGGACATGACCATCTTCCGTGAAAACTCTGAAGATATTTACGCCGGTATCGAGTGGAAAGCCGGTTCGCCGGAAGCGATCAAGGTGATCAAGTTCCTCAAGGAAGAAATGGGCGTTACCAAGATTCGTTTTGACCAGGACTGCGGGATTGGTATCAAGCCGGTTTCCAAGGAAGGCACCGAGCGCCTGGCGCGCAAAGCCCTGCAATATGTAGTGGATAATGACCGTGATTCGCTGACCATCGTGCACAAAGGCAACATCATGAAGTTCACCGAGGGTGCCTTCAAAGAGTGGGCCTACGGTATTGCCGAAAAAGAATTTGGCGCGACCCTGCTCGACGGCGGCCCGTGGATGCAGTTCAAAAACCCGAAAACCGGCAAGAATGTGGTGGTCAAGGACGCGATTGCCGACGCCATGCTCCAGCAGATTCTGTTGCGTCCGGCGGAATATGATGTGATTGCGACCCTCAATCTGAACGGTGACTACCTGTCTGACGCGCTGGCAGCGGAAGTAGGCGGCATTGGTATTGCGCCGGGTGCTAACTTGTCGGATACCGTGGCGATGTTCGAAGCCACCCACGGTACCGCGCCTAAATATGCAGGTAAGGATCAGGTCAACCCGGGTTCGTTGATCCTGTCGGCAGAGATGATGCTGCGGCACATGGGCTGGACTGAAGCGGCGGATCTGATCATCAAGGGCACCAATGGTGCGATTTCGGCGAAGACCGTGACCTATGACTTTGAGCGTTTGATGGACGGCGCGAAACTGGTGTCGTCGTCAGGGTTTGGCGACGCACTGATTTCGCATATGTAA